A single window of Crassostrea angulata isolate pt1a10 chromosome 8, ASM2561291v2, whole genome shotgun sequence DNA harbors:
- the LOC128158032 gene encoding uncharacterized protein LOC128158032, translating into MDVKEFIGGTVSSFSRNNKLLFISLIVMKVHITQGADCFTDSKCLSDALELYERFGSIVCQNTTSSEDPTQWLSTVCMKFCQITLNKMRCATSDSIMIQLNVSDGMHISFPVHKYSTICPGCHNFSQVNITCKLNFVTCVKNETIKSTSSQAIEMTQTDCSQSQNTDGKGTIEETSSRPNSGTTRTLTSEATCINEGYLVLTALLGLVFGILVVLGLSLIKSKFVKSRLSVLQGESVQNSAYNIPPRASDTEIPERPLTSDGYAKIVKKKITKTRDDGNIYNHLHETRVNSDFNDSPYDHAQCLTEIQLTPIKAIEEKYTHVQKLC; encoded by the exons ATGGATGTCAAAGAATTCATTGGAGGGACAGTCAGTAGCTTTTCAAGGAACAATAAACTTCTCTTTATATCACTGATCGTTATGAAGGTTCATATAACACAAGGAGCTGATTGTTTCACTGA TTCTAAATGCTTGTCTGATGCTCTGGAATTGTATGAACGATTTGGTAGTATTGTTTGCCAGAACACTACATCAAGCGAAG atcccACGCAATGGTTATCAACCGTTTGTATGAAATTCTGTCAAATAACTCTAAACAAGATGCGTTGTGCTACAAGCGATAGTATCATGATTCAACTGAACGTTTCGGACGGAATGCATATCAGTTTCCCTGTGCATAAGTATTCTACCATATGTCCGGGATGCCATAATTTTTCACAAGTCAATATCACATGCAAACTAAATTTTGTAACGTGCGTAAAGAATGAGACCATAAAATCGACGTCCTCTCAAGCAATTGAAATGACACAGACAG ATTGTAGTCAAAGTCAGAACACAGATGGGAAAGGTACCATAGAAGAAACTTCCTCTCGTCCAAACTCTGGTACTACAAGAACGTTGACGTCAGAAgccacat GTATAAATGAAGGCTATTTAGTACTTACAGCACTGTTGGGTCTCGTATTTGGAATACTTGTTGTTCTGGGCCTCTCGTTGATTAAATCAAAGTTTGTAAAGAGCAGATtgag cGTCTTACAGGGGGAAAGTGTTCAAAATAGCGCTTACAATATACCTCCGAGAGCATCAGATACAGAAATTCCGGAAAGGCCTTTGACAAGTGATGGCTACGCAAAAATTGTTAAG AAGAAAATTACTAAAACGAGAGATGATGGTAATATCTATAATCATCTTCATGAAACGAGGGTAAATTCAGATTTCAACGATTCTCCGTATGACCATGCCCAATGCCTTACAGAGATCCAATTAACACCAATAAAAGCTATAGAGGAAAAGTA